From a single Lasioglossum baleicum unplaced genomic scaffold, iyLasBale1 scaffold1660, whole genome shotgun sequence genomic region:
- the LOC143220839 gene encoding spermatogenesis-associated protein 20 isoform X5, with protein sequence MRLQVDSCLTLATRMPLAVKRCNWMQLKISSVDEKSLSCLQFSTNMASSSKSKDKQEDARNRLALERSPYLLQHATNPVDWYPWCDEALKKAKKEDKLIFLSVGYSTCHWCHVMEKESFVNKEIAEIMNKHFINIKVDREERPDIDRIYMTFIQATTGHGGWPMSVFLTPDLKPIIGGTYFPPEDRYGHTGFKKLLTNIAEKWKQIRSKIIESGSVNLQTLENISEIAQTSMILDPPPLECSMICVQQLVSEFEPEFGGFGSTYSMQSPKFPQPVNFNFLFHMYTRQTNGDLAEKCLHMCVYSLRKMSYGGIHDHVGQGFSRYATDGEWHVPHFEKMLYDQGQLMQSYADAYLATKDVLFAEVIDDIATYVLRDLRHKEGGFYSAEDADSYPTHGAPAKKEGAFYVWTAEEIRSILDKEISDEKNKRLYDIFCHHFNVKESGNVKKYQDPHGELTGKNVLMVYNGIEETAEHFDLTVEQAKNCLKEACSILYKARSARPRPHLDDKIITAWNGLMISGLARGGTAANNKRYIEYAADAAKFIERYLFDESKGVLLRSCYRDDNDAITQTSVPIAGFLDDYAFVVKGLIDLYEASLDEKWLEFAEKLQDIQDELFWDEANGGYFSTTSSDPAVILRLKEVHDGAEPSGNSIAAENLLRLADYLDRGELKGKAVRLFGALRRMLMQRPNALPQLVSALVRYHDDATQIIIAGKRGAKDTEDLLRVVYDRLISGRILILADPEESDSLLSRKNEHMSKMIPSDGQATAYVCRRRACSLPVTSPDRLATLLDEKR encoded by the exons ATGCGTCTGCAAGTTGATTCATGTCTGACACTTGCAACACGCATGCCCCTTGCGGTCAAAAGATGCAACTGGATGCAACTGAAAATTTCCTC GGTAGATGAGAAATCGTTGAGCTGCCTACAGTTTTCGACAAATATGGCTTCGTCGAGCAAATCCAAGGACAAGCAGGAGGATGCGAGAAATCGACTCGCTTTAGAAAGGTCTCCGTACTTACTACAACACGCAACTAATCCTGTCGATTGGTATCCATGGTGCGACGAAGCCTTGAAAAAAGCAAAGAAGGAggataaattaattttcttgtCCGTCGGGTATTCGACGTGCCATTGGTGTCACGTTATGGAGAAAGAATCTTTTGTAAATAAGGAAATTGCTGAAATTATGAACAAGCATTTTATCAATATCAAAGTAGACAGGGAAGAGAGGCCAGATATAGATAGAATATACATGACTTTTATACAG GCTACAACTGGTCACGGCGGTTGGCCGATGAGCGTCTTCCTTACTCCTGATTTGAAACCCATAATCGGAGGAACATACTTTCCTCCGGAGGACCGATACGGGCATACCGGATTTAAGAAACTTTTAACGAATATCGCCGAGAAA tgGAAGCAGATTAGAAGTAAAATAATTGAGTCTGGTTCTGTTAATCTACAAACGTTAGAAAATATTTCGGAGATTGCACAGACATCGATG ATATTGGATCCACCGCCCTTGGAGTGTAGCATGATTTGTGTTCAGCAACTCGTTAGCGAATTTGAACCTGAATTTGGAGGATTTGGTTCTACGTACAGTATGCAATCACCTAAATTTCCGCAGCccgtcaatttcaatttcctaTTCCATATGTACACGCGTCAAACCAATGGCGATTTGGCTGAAAAATGTCTGCATATGTGCGTATACAGTTTAAGGAAAATGTCTTACGGTGGTATTCACGATCACGTGGGTCAG GGTTTCTCAAGATACGCTACAGATGGAGAATGGCACGTTCCGCACTTTGAGAAGATGTTGTACGATCAAGGTCAACTAATGCAGTCTTACGCGGATGCGTATCTGGCAACGAAAGATGTTCTTTTCGCCGAAGTTATCGATGACATTGCTACCTATGTTTTAAGAGATTTACGACACAAG GAAGGAGGCTTTTACAGCGCCGAAGACGCAGATTCATACCCTACGCATGGCGCTCCTGCCAAAAAGGAGGGCGCATTTTATGTATGGACTGCCGAAGAAATTAGGTCGATATTAGATAAAGAGATTTCCGATGAGAAAAATAAGAGGTTGTATGATATTTTTTGCCATCATTTCAATGTAAAAGAATCAGGAAACGTTAAGAAATACCAA GATCCCCATGGAGAATTGACTGGAAAGAATGTACTGATGGTGTACAACGGGATAGAAGAAACCGCAGAACACTTCGATCTCACAGTCGAACAAGCGAAAAACTGCTTGAAAGAAGCATGCTCTATTTTGTACAAAGCTAGATCGGCAAGACCACGACCTCACTTGGACGATAAAATAATTACGGCATGGAATG GTCTTATGATAAGTGGTTTAGCTCGCGGAGGAACCGCAGCGAACAATAAACGATACATCGAATACGCAGCAGATGCCGCGAAATTTATAGAACGTTATCTTTTCGACGAGTCTAAAGGAGTGTTGCTTCGCAGTTGTTATCGCGACGACAACGATGCAATAACACAGAC GAGTGTACCGATAGCTGGCTTCCTGGACGATTACGCGTTCGTCGTGAAAGGTTTGATAGACTTGTACGAAGCCAGCTTGGACGAGAAATGGCTGGAATTCGCGGAGAAGCTGCAGGACATTCAAGACGAGCTGTTCTGGGACGAGGCGAACGGCGGATATTTTTCAACAACGTCGTCGGATCCTGCTGTAATCCTACGGCTGAAGGAGG TACACGATGGAGCAGAGCCATCCGGGAACTCGATTGCCGCCGAGAATTTACTGAGACTAGCCGACTATTTGGATCGCGGCGAACTCAAGGGTAAAGCTGTACGTCTTTTCGGGGCGCTTAGGCGAATGTTGATGCAGAGACCTAACGCTCTTCCACAACTAGTATCGGCGCTTGTCCGGTATCACGATGATGCAACGCAG ATCATTATAGCTGGAAAACGAGGAGCAAAGGACACCGAGGACTTGTTGCGAGTAGTCTACGACCGTTTGATATCGGGAAGGATCCTTATCTTGGCCGATCCAGAGGAATCGGACAGTTTATTGTCCCGTAAAAACGAGCATATGAGCAAGATGATACCCTCGGATGGCCAAGCCACGGCGTACGTTTGTCGACGTCGCGCATGTTCTTTACCCGTTACCAGTCCCGATCGTTTGGCAACCTTATTGGACGAGAAACGATAG
- the LOC143220839 gene encoding spermatogenesis-associated protein 20 isoform X1, whose amino-acid sequence MSDTCNTHAPCGQKMQLDATENFLKNNWNFCFRQTHFHAKPVMTLGRCCISSIIRYTCELSKQRCTRNRGAKSHFFQGAYLSIGAHRPIRVDEKSLSCLQFSTNMASSSKSKDKQEDARNRLALERSPYLLQHATNPVDWYPWCDEALKKAKKEDKLIFLSVGYSTCHWCHVMEKESFVNKEIAEIMNKHFINIKVDREERPDIDRIYMTFIQATTGHGGWPMSVFLTPDLKPIIGGTYFPPEDRYGHTGFKKLLTNIAEKWKQIRSKIIESGSVNLQTLENISEIAQTSMILDPPPLECSMICVQQLVSEFEPEFGGFGSTYSMQSPKFPQPVNFNFLFHMYTRQTNGDLAEKCLHMCVYSLRKMSYGGIHDHVGQGFSRYATDGEWHVPHFEKMLYDQGQLMQSYADAYLATKDVLFAEVIDDIATYVLRDLRHKEGGFYSAEDADSYPTHGAPAKKEGAFYVWTAEEIRSILDKEISDEKNKRLYDIFCHHFNVKESGNVKKYQDPHGELTGKNVLMVYNGIEETAEHFDLTVEQAKNCLKEACSILYKARSARPRPHLDDKIITAWNGLMISGLARGGTAANNKRYIEYAADAAKFIERYLFDESKGVLLRSCYRDDNDAITQTSVPIAGFLDDYAFVVKGLIDLYEASLDEKWLEFAEKLQDIQDELFWDEANGGYFSTTSSDPAVILRLKEVHDGAEPSGNSIAAENLLRLADYLDRGELKGKAVRLFGALRRMLMQRPNALPQLVSALVRYHDDATQIIIAGKRGAKDTEDLLRVVYDRLISGRILILADPEESDSLLSRKNEHMSKMIPSDGQATAYVCRRRACSLPVTSPDRLATLLDEKR is encoded by the exons ATGTCTGACACTTGCAACACGCATGCCCCTTGCGGTCAAAAGATGCAACTGGATGCAACTGAAAATTTCCTC AAAAATAATTGGAACTTTTGCTTTCGTCAAACACATTTCCATGCCAAGCCTGTTATGACTCTGGGAAGATGTTGTATCTCGTCAATAATTCGGTATACATGCGAATTATCTAAACAACGGTGCACTCGCAATCGTGGCGCGAAATCCCATTTCTTTCAAGGTGCTTACTTATCAATTGGTGCACATCGACCAATCAG GGTAGATGAGAAATCGTTGAGCTGCCTACAGTTTTCGACAAATATGGCTTCGTCGAGCAAATCCAAGGACAAGCAGGAGGATGCGAGAAATCGACTCGCTTTAGAAAGGTCTCCGTACTTACTACAACACGCAACTAATCCTGTCGATTGGTATCCATGGTGCGACGAAGCCTTGAAAAAAGCAAAGAAGGAggataaattaattttcttgtCCGTCGGGTATTCGACGTGCCATTGGTGTCACGTTATGGAGAAAGAATCTTTTGTAAATAAGGAAATTGCTGAAATTATGAACAAGCATTTTATCAATATCAAAGTAGACAGGGAAGAGAGGCCAGATATAGATAGAATATACATGACTTTTATACAG GCTACAACTGGTCACGGCGGTTGGCCGATGAGCGTCTTCCTTACTCCTGATTTGAAACCCATAATCGGAGGAACATACTTTCCTCCGGAGGACCGATACGGGCATACCGGATTTAAGAAACTTTTAACGAATATCGCCGAGAAA tgGAAGCAGATTAGAAGTAAAATAATTGAGTCTGGTTCTGTTAATCTACAAACGTTAGAAAATATTTCGGAGATTGCACAGACATCGATG ATATTGGATCCACCGCCCTTGGAGTGTAGCATGATTTGTGTTCAGCAACTCGTTAGCGAATTTGAACCTGAATTTGGAGGATTTGGTTCTACGTACAGTATGCAATCACCTAAATTTCCGCAGCccgtcaatttcaatttcctaTTCCATATGTACACGCGTCAAACCAATGGCGATTTGGCTGAAAAATGTCTGCATATGTGCGTATACAGTTTAAGGAAAATGTCTTACGGTGGTATTCACGATCACGTGGGTCAG GGTTTCTCAAGATACGCTACAGATGGAGAATGGCACGTTCCGCACTTTGAGAAGATGTTGTACGATCAAGGTCAACTAATGCAGTCTTACGCGGATGCGTATCTGGCAACGAAAGATGTTCTTTTCGCCGAAGTTATCGATGACATTGCTACCTATGTTTTAAGAGATTTACGACACAAG GAAGGAGGCTTTTACAGCGCCGAAGACGCAGATTCATACCCTACGCATGGCGCTCCTGCCAAAAAGGAGGGCGCATTTTATGTATGGACTGCCGAAGAAATTAGGTCGATATTAGATAAAGAGATTTCCGATGAGAAAAATAAGAGGTTGTATGATATTTTTTGCCATCATTTCAATGTAAAAGAATCAGGAAACGTTAAGAAATACCAA GATCCCCATGGAGAATTGACTGGAAAGAATGTACTGATGGTGTACAACGGGATAGAAGAAACCGCAGAACACTTCGATCTCACAGTCGAACAAGCGAAAAACTGCTTGAAAGAAGCATGCTCTATTTTGTACAAAGCTAGATCGGCAAGACCACGACCTCACTTGGACGATAAAATAATTACGGCATGGAATG GTCTTATGATAAGTGGTTTAGCTCGCGGAGGAACCGCAGCGAACAATAAACGATACATCGAATACGCAGCAGATGCCGCGAAATTTATAGAACGTTATCTTTTCGACGAGTCTAAAGGAGTGTTGCTTCGCAGTTGTTATCGCGACGACAACGATGCAATAACACAGAC GAGTGTACCGATAGCTGGCTTCCTGGACGATTACGCGTTCGTCGTGAAAGGTTTGATAGACTTGTACGAAGCCAGCTTGGACGAGAAATGGCTGGAATTCGCGGAGAAGCTGCAGGACATTCAAGACGAGCTGTTCTGGGACGAGGCGAACGGCGGATATTTTTCAACAACGTCGTCGGATCCTGCTGTAATCCTACGGCTGAAGGAGG TACACGATGGAGCAGAGCCATCCGGGAACTCGATTGCCGCCGAGAATTTACTGAGACTAGCCGACTATTTGGATCGCGGCGAACTCAAGGGTAAAGCTGTACGTCTTTTCGGGGCGCTTAGGCGAATGTTGATGCAGAGACCTAACGCTCTTCCACAACTAGTATCGGCGCTTGTCCGGTATCACGATGATGCAACGCAG ATCATTATAGCTGGAAAACGAGGAGCAAAGGACACCGAGGACTTGTTGCGAGTAGTCTACGACCGTTTGATATCGGGAAGGATCCTTATCTTGGCCGATCCAGAGGAATCGGACAGTTTATTGTCCCGTAAAAACGAGCATATGAGCAAGATGATACCCTCGGATGGCCAAGCCACGGCGTACGTTTGTCGACGTCGCGCATGTTCTTTACCCGTTACCAGTCCCGATCGTTTGGCAACCTTATTGGACGAGAAACGATAG
- the LOC143220839 gene encoding spermatogenesis-associated protein 20 isoform X3, translating to MSDTCNTHAPCGQKMQLDATENFLKNNWNFCFRQTHFHAKPVMTLGRCCISSIIRVDEKSLSCLQFSTNMASSSKSKDKQEDARNRLALERSPYLLQHATNPVDWYPWCDEALKKAKKEDKLIFLSVGYSTCHWCHVMEKESFVNKEIAEIMNKHFINIKVDREERPDIDRIYMTFIQATTGHGGWPMSVFLTPDLKPIIGGTYFPPEDRYGHTGFKKLLTNIAEKWKQIRSKIIESGSVNLQTLENISEIAQTSMILDPPPLECSMICVQQLVSEFEPEFGGFGSTYSMQSPKFPQPVNFNFLFHMYTRQTNGDLAEKCLHMCVYSLRKMSYGGIHDHVGQGFSRYATDGEWHVPHFEKMLYDQGQLMQSYADAYLATKDVLFAEVIDDIATYVLRDLRHKEGGFYSAEDADSYPTHGAPAKKEGAFYVWTAEEIRSILDKEISDEKNKRLYDIFCHHFNVKESGNVKKYQDPHGELTGKNVLMVYNGIEETAEHFDLTVEQAKNCLKEACSILYKARSARPRPHLDDKIITAWNGLMISGLARGGTAANNKRYIEYAADAAKFIERYLFDESKGVLLRSCYRDDNDAITQTSVPIAGFLDDYAFVVKGLIDLYEASLDEKWLEFAEKLQDIQDELFWDEANGGYFSTTSSDPAVILRLKEVHDGAEPSGNSIAAENLLRLADYLDRGELKGKAVRLFGALRRMLMQRPNALPQLVSALVRYHDDATQIIIAGKRGAKDTEDLLRVVYDRLISGRILILADPEESDSLLSRKNEHMSKMIPSDGQATAYVCRRRACSLPVTSPDRLATLLDEKR from the exons ATGTCTGACACTTGCAACACGCATGCCCCTTGCGGTCAAAAGATGCAACTGGATGCAACTGAAAATTTCCTC AAAAATAATTGGAACTTTTGCTTTCGTCAAACACATTTCCATGCCAAGCCTGTTATGACTCTGGGAAGATGTTGTATCTCGTCAATAATTCG GGTAGATGAGAAATCGTTGAGCTGCCTACAGTTTTCGACAAATATGGCTTCGTCGAGCAAATCCAAGGACAAGCAGGAGGATGCGAGAAATCGACTCGCTTTAGAAAGGTCTCCGTACTTACTACAACACGCAACTAATCCTGTCGATTGGTATCCATGGTGCGACGAAGCCTTGAAAAAAGCAAAGAAGGAggataaattaattttcttgtCCGTCGGGTATTCGACGTGCCATTGGTGTCACGTTATGGAGAAAGAATCTTTTGTAAATAAGGAAATTGCTGAAATTATGAACAAGCATTTTATCAATATCAAAGTAGACAGGGAAGAGAGGCCAGATATAGATAGAATATACATGACTTTTATACAG GCTACAACTGGTCACGGCGGTTGGCCGATGAGCGTCTTCCTTACTCCTGATTTGAAACCCATAATCGGAGGAACATACTTTCCTCCGGAGGACCGATACGGGCATACCGGATTTAAGAAACTTTTAACGAATATCGCCGAGAAA tgGAAGCAGATTAGAAGTAAAATAATTGAGTCTGGTTCTGTTAATCTACAAACGTTAGAAAATATTTCGGAGATTGCACAGACATCGATG ATATTGGATCCACCGCCCTTGGAGTGTAGCATGATTTGTGTTCAGCAACTCGTTAGCGAATTTGAACCTGAATTTGGAGGATTTGGTTCTACGTACAGTATGCAATCACCTAAATTTCCGCAGCccgtcaatttcaatttcctaTTCCATATGTACACGCGTCAAACCAATGGCGATTTGGCTGAAAAATGTCTGCATATGTGCGTATACAGTTTAAGGAAAATGTCTTACGGTGGTATTCACGATCACGTGGGTCAG GGTTTCTCAAGATACGCTACAGATGGAGAATGGCACGTTCCGCACTTTGAGAAGATGTTGTACGATCAAGGTCAACTAATGCAGTCTTACGCGGATGCGTATCTGGCAACGAAAGATGTTCTTTTCGCCGAAGTTATCGATGACATTGCTACCTATGTTTTAAGAGATTTACGACACAAG GAAGGAGGCTTTTACAGCGCCGAAGACGCAGATTCATACCCTACGCATGGCGCTCCTGCCAAAAAGGAGGGCGCATTTTATGTATGGACTGCCGAAGAAATTAGGTCGATATTAGATAAAGAGATTTCCGATGAGAAAAATAAGAGGTTGTATGATATTTTTTGCCATCATTTCAATGTAAAAGAATCAGGAAACGTTAAGAAATACCAA GATCCCCATGGAGAATTGACTGGAAAGAATGTACTGATGGTGTACAACGGGATAGAAGAAACCGCAGAACACTTCGATCTCACAGTCGAACAAGCGAAAAACTGCTTGAAAGAAGCATGCTCTATTTTGTACAAAGCTAGATCGGCAAGACCACGACCTCACTTGGACGATAAAATAATTACGGCATGGAATG GTCTTATGATAAGTGGTTTAGCTCGCGGAGGAACCGCAGCGAACAATAAACGATACATCGAATACGCAGCAGATGCCGCGAAATTTATAGAACGTTATCTTTTCGACGAGTCTAAAGGAGTGTTGCTTCGCAGTTGTTATCGCGACGACAACGATGCAATAACACAGAC GAGTGTACCGATAGCTGGCTTCCTGGACGATTACGCGTTCGTCGTGAAAGGTTTGATAGACTTGTACGAAGCCAGCTTGGACGAGAAATGGCTGGAATTCGCGGAGAAGCTGCAGGACATTCAAGACGAGCTGTTCTGGGACGAGGCGAACGGCGGATATTTTTCAACAACGTCGTCGGATCCTGCTGTAATCCTACGGCTGAAGGAGG TACACGATGGAGCAGAGCCATCCGGGAACTCGATTGCCGCCGAGAATTTACTGAGACTAGCCGACTATTTGGATCGCGGCGAACTCAAGGGTAAAGCTGTACGTCTTTTCGGGGCGCTTAGGCGAATGTTGATGCAGAGACCTAACGCTCTTCCACAACTAGTATCGGCGCTTGTCCGGTATCACGATGATGCAACGCAG ATCATTATAGCTGGAAAACGAGGAGCAAAGGACACCGAGGACTTGTTGCGAGTAGTCTACGACCGTTTGATATCGGGAAGGATCCTTATCTTGGCCGATCCAGAGGAATCGGACAGTTTATTGTCCCGTAAAAACGAGCATATGAGCAAGATGATACCCTCGGATGGCCAAGCCACGGCGTACGTTTGTCGACGTCGCGCATGTTCTTTACCCGTTACCAGTCCCGATCGTTTGGCAACCTTATTGGACGAGAAACGATAG
- the LOC143220839 gene encoding spermatogenesis-associated protein 20 isoform X2: protein MFVHRRSLLFFWKNNWNFCFRQTHFHAKPVMTLGRCCISSIIRYTCELSKQRCTRNRGAKSHFFQGAYLSIGAHRPIRVDEKSLSCLQFSTNMASSSKSKDKQEDARNRLALERSPYLLQHATNPVDWYPWCDEALKKAKKEDKLIFLSVGYSTCHWCHVMEKESFVNKEIAEIMNKHFINIKVDREERPDIDRIYMTFIQATTGHGGWPMSVFLTPDLKPIIGGTYFPPEDRYGHTGFKKLLTNIAEKWKQIRSKIIESGSVNLQTLENISEIAQTSMILDPPPLECSMICVQQLVSEFEPEFGGFGSTYSMQSPKFPQPVNFNFLFHMYTRQTNGDLAEKCLHMCVYSLRKMSYGGIHDHVGQGFSRYATDGEWHVPHFEKMLYDQGQLMQSYADAYLATKDVLFAEVIDDIATYVLRDLRHKEGGFYSAEDADSYPTHGAPAKKEGAFYVWTAEEIRSILDKEISDEKNKRLYDIFCHHFNVKESGNVKKYQDPHGELTGKNVLMVYNGIEETAEHFDLTVEQAKNCLKEACSILYKARSARPRPHLDDKIITAWNGLMISGLARGGTAANNKRYIEYAADAAKFIERYLFDESKGVLLRSCYRDDNDAITQTSVPIAGFLDDYAFVVKGLIDLYEASLDEKWLEFAEKLQDIQDELFWDEANGGYFSTTSSDPAVILRLKEVHDGAEPSGNSIAAENLLRLADYLDRGELKGKAVRLFGALRRMLMQRPNALPQLVSALVRYHDDATQIIIAGKRGAKDTEDLLRVVYDRLISGRILILADPEESDSLLSRKNEHMSKMIPSDGQATAYVCRRRACSLPVTSPDRLATLLDEKR from the exons ATGTTTGTGCACAGACGAAGTCTCTTGTTTTTTTGG AAAAATAATTGGAACTTTTGCTTTCGTCAAACACATTTCCATGCCAAGCCTGTTATGACTCTGGGAAGATGTTGTATCTCGTCAATAATTCGGTATACATGCGAATTATCTAAACAACGGTGCACTCGCAATCGTGGCGCGAAATCCCATTTCTTTCAAGGTGCTTACTTATCAATTGGTGCACATCGACCAATCAG GGTAGATGAGAAATCGTTGAGCTGCCTACAGTTTTCGACAAATATGGCTTCGTCGAGCAAATCCAAGGACAAGCAGGAGGATGCGAGAAATCGACTCGCTTTAGAAAGGTCTCCGTACTTACTACAACACGCAACTAATCCTGTCGATTGGTATCCATGGTGCGACGAAGCCTTGAAAAAAGCAAAGAAGGAggataaattaattttcttgtCCGTCGGGTATTCGACGTGCCATTGGTGTCACGTTATGGAGAAAGAATCTTTTGTAAATAAGGAAATTGCTGAAATTATGAACAAGCATTTTATCAATATCAAAGTAGACAGGGAAGAGAGGCCAGATATAGATAGAATATACATGACTTTTATACAG GCTACAACTGGTCACGGCGGTTGGCCGATGAGCGTCTTCCTTACTCCTGATTTGAAACCCATAATCGGAGGAACATACTTTCCTCCGGAGGACCGATACGGGCATACCGGATTTAAGAAACTTTTAACGAATATCGCCGAGAAA tgGAAGCAGATTAGAAGTAAAATAATTGAGTCTGGTTCTGTTAATCTACAAACGTTAGAAAATATTTCGGAGATTGCACAGACATCGATG ATATTGGATCCACCGCCCTTGGAGTGTAGCATGATTTGTGTTCAGCAACTCGTTAGCGAATTTGAACCTGAATTTGGAGGATTTGGTTCTACGTACAGTATGCAATCACCTAAATTTCCGCAGCccgtcaatttcaatttcctaTTCCATATGTACACGCGTCAAACCAATGGCGATTTGGCTGAAAAATGTCTGCATATGTGCGTATACAGTTTAAGGAAAATGTCTTACGGTGGTATTCACGATCACGTGGGTCAG GGTTTCTCAAGATACGCTACAGATGGAGAATGGCACGTTCCGCACTTTGAGAAGATGTTGTACGATCAAGGTCAACTAATGCAGTCTTACGCGGATGCGTATCTGGCAACGAAAGATGTTCTTTTCGCCGAAGTTATCGATGACATTGCTACCTATGTTTTAAGAGATTTACGACACAAG GAAGGAGGCTTTTACAGCGCCGAAGACGCAGATTCATACCCTACGCATGGCGCTCCTGCCAAAAAGGAGGGCGCATTTTATGTATGGACTGCCGAAGAAATTAGGTCGATATTAGATAAAGAGATTTCCGATGAGAAAAATAAGAGGTTGTATGATATTTTTTGCCATCATTTCAATGTAAAAGAATCAGGAAACGTTAAGAAATACCAA GATCCCCATGGAGAATTGACTGGAAAGAATGTACTGATGGTGTACAACGGGATAGAAGAAACCGCAGAACACTTCGATCTCACAGTCGAACAAGCGAAAAACTGCTTGAAAGAAGCATGCTCTATTTTGTACAAAGCTAGATCGGCAAGACCACGACCTCACTTGGACGATAAAATAATTACGGCATGGAATG GTCTTATGATAAGTGGTTTAGCTCGCGGAGGAACCGCAGCGAACAATAAACGATACATCGAATACGCAGCAGATGCCGCGAAATTTATAGAACGTTATCTTTTCGACGAGTCTAAAGGAGTGTTGCTTCGCAGTTGTTATCGCGACGACAACGATGCAATAACACAGAC GAGTGTACCGATAGCTGGCTTCCTGGACGATTACGCGTTCGTCGTGAAAGGTTTGATAGACTTGTACGAAGCCAGCTTGGACGAGAAATGGCTGGAATTCGCGGAGAAGCTGCAGGACATTCAAGACGAGCTGTTCTGGGACGAGGCGAACGGCGGATATTTTTCAACAACGTCGTCGGATCCTGCTGTAATCCTACGGCTGAAGGAGG TACACGATGGAGCAGAGCCATCCGGGAACTCGATTGCCGCCGAGAATTTACTGAGACTAGCCGACTATTTGGATCGCGGCGAACTCAAGGGTAAAGCTGTACGTCTTTTCGGGGCGCTTAGGCGAATGTTGATGCAGAGACCTAACGCTCTTCCACAACTAGTATCGGCGCTTGTCCGGTATCACGATGATGCAACGCAG ATCATTATAGCTGGAAAACGAGGAGCAAAGGACACCGAGGACTTGTTGCGAGTAGTCTACGACCGTTTGATATCGGGAAGGATCCTTATCTTGGCCGATCCAGAGGAATCGGACAGTTTATTGTCCCGTAAAAACGAGCATATGAGCAAGATGATACCCTCGGATGGCCAAGCCACGGCGTACGTTTGTCGACGTCGCGCATGTTCTTTACCCGTTACCAGTCCCGATCGTTTGGCAACCTTATTGGACGAGAAACGATAG